In the genome of Drosophila subpulchrella strain 33 F10 #4 breed RU33 chromosome 2L, RU_Dsub_v1.1 Primary Assembly, whole genome shotgun sequence, one region contains:
- the LOC119548193 gene encoding WD repeat-containing protein 82, which translates to MKIKLIDPVVRSFKVAKIFRENTDKINAIDFAPNGEHLISCSEDDQIVIYDCEKGTQSRTVNSKKYGVDLIHFTHANNTAIHSSTKVDDTIRYLSLHDNKYLRYFPGHTKKVISLCISPVEDTFLSGSLDKTLRLWDLRSPNCQGLMHLSGRPIAAYDPEGLIFAAGVNSESIKLYDLRSFDKGPFVTFKLNQEKECDWTGLKFSRDGKTILISTNGSVIRLVDAFHGTPLQTFTGYPNNKGIAIEASFSPDSQFIFSGSTDGRVHIWNADTGNKVSVLNGDHPGPVQCVQFNPKYMMLASACTNMAFWLPTSEEGL; encoded by the coding sequence CAAGATCAACGCCATTGACTTTGCGCCCAACGGGGAGCACCTGATCTCGTGCAGCGAGGACGACCAGATCGTGATTTATGATTGCGAAAAGGGGACGCAGTCGCGCACTGTGAACTCCAAGAAGTACGGCGTGGATCTGATCCACTTCACACATGCCAACAACACGGCCATCCACAGCTCCACCAAGGTGGACGACACTATCCGGTATTTGAGCCTGCATGACAACAAGTATCTGCGCTATTTTCCCGGCCACACCAAGAAGGTCATCTCGCTGTGCATCTCGCCGGTGGAGGACACCTTCCTCTCTGGCTCCCTGGACAAGACACTCCGTCTGTGGGACCTGCGCTCGCCCAACTGCCAGGGACTGATGCATCTCTCCGGGCGACCCATCGCCGCCTACGATCCGGAGGGTCTGATCTTCGCCGCCGGCGTTAATTCAGAGAGCATCAAGCTGTACGATCTGCGCTCCTTCGACAAGGGTCCCTTCGTCACCTTCAAGCTCAACCAGGAGAAGGAGTGCGACTGGACGGGCCTGAAATTCTCGCGGGACGGCAAAACCATACTGATCAGCACAAATGGTTCGGTCATCCGACTGGTCGATGCCTTCCACGGCACTCCGCTGCAAACGTTCACCGGCTATCCAAACAACAAGGGCATCGCCATCGAGGCGAGCTTCAGCCCGGACTCGCAGTTCATCTTCTCGGGCAGCACCGATGGACGTGTGCACATCTGGAACGCGGATACGGGCAACAAGGTATCTGTGCTCAATGGGGATCATCCGGGGCCGGTGCAATGCGTTCAGTTCAATCCCAAGTACATGATGTTGGCCTCTGCATGCACCAACATGGCTTTCTGGCTTCCCACATCCGAGGAGGGATTGTAG